The DNA window AATGGGCAAATCTTATTTGCTTACTAATTACtgaaaattttggaaaaaggtaatatcattttttttatagccaATGACATTTTATAGACGCTAACAAAGCAATATGATTTCTTAGAGGCTaaataaataacacaatttCTGGATTAATTCAGTTGTTCTTCAATGTCATCTTAGACACACTTTAAATggaaatgcattttatttgaaCAGCTACTTAAGCATTGAATCAATGCTTATATAGGTAATAAATACCCtgttaaaatttattaattttcaaattataactCAATATTGTTAAAAGTCAGAATTGTGTAAAGGGAAATAACCCTACATTAATCGTAGATAAATTTATTGTGATGCCATTGGAAAATGTCTTAGAAAATAAAAGTagacaaagttaaaaaaaaatgataactaaattttagaaatgaaaacaaatgaatgattATGTAATTCAAATgtgataaaaaaagaatttatacaAGTTGTTCATAactatattttaatcaaattctgtTTGTAGGAGAGAACAACAGCTTGCTATGTATGCAAAGAAAAGGAAAAGTATTGTTAGACCAGTAATCAGAGCTCAAGAGAGGTTAGAAAGATTGAGTAAAAAGAGATCGTACAAGTCAGGCTCTGAACCTACAAGGTATTACTAAATTAATGAGTCAGTTTCTGATCTTactgtatttttgtcaaaatttcaatttgtggTTTAACAAAAGTCTGCAAACAAGCTTATGACGGATTTGttctttgttgaacatttgttttatccATACTATGAAATACAGGAAAAATTGGTATTCTTTGCGGGGTGCACATTAATAAGACAACAACACAAATTGTTAAAAGACGTAAGATTCATGACTGCTGCCTTAAAAAAAACTCAAGTCACTGCTTTTGATACAATGTAGTTCATAGCATTATGCAAAGGGACACTTACTGAACAACTGAGATGTTGACAGAATGAACAAACAACTGGaaaccaacaacacaaataaaggCATTTACTAGTCAATACATGTACTGTTATACtgcattttacatgtttaaccgAGATAAGCTTCAATTTACCATATGTTGACAGTTAAAAGTATATACAAGTTGTGATTAGTTATCagatactttaaaatatttgccattAACATCAAATGtgtttaagaaaatataaaacacaaacattaacaagttTCTTGGCTTAgtagaaatattgaaaataattaaactaGACTTTTGAGTACCAAACcttcttttctttatataaaacaattcttttttctttccaGTCCAGAGAATATAAATATGGATAGCAGTTTAACAACAAGTTCAGAACTTGTGCTGCCATCTCCAACTAAACTAAGAATGAGAAAAAGCCGCCATCGAAGAGGTAGTAAAGGATCCTTGAGCAGTATCTTTTCAAGTCCTGCAAAAAGTCCAACAAAAGATGCCCTTCATGAGGAATTACATGCTAAGCAAATGCAGTTACAACGTGATCCAAGAACTGTAGCCCCTGGAGTTTTTAAATATCTGGGGCCAGGTACGGCAGTGAGGGAATACCATTCAATGGACCAGCATGTTTTTTGTCATGAAGGTCATGACTTTGGTTGTCTTGACGATGACTATCAAAATTGTGACGAggatttaaaagataaaaatttaaaCGATGTGTGTTTTGGATGTGAGGGAGTTTGTAGTGACAATACTTGTAGCAGTAAAAGGTCTAGTAGAATAAGTGTTGATGATAGTCCGACTGCTGACACAGCGGCCTCATCAAGTCCAAGTCCAGTCGTAGAGTCAAAAAGTTTAATtggaattgaaaaccaaaacattgaaaatgtgAATGAATCAAAACCATCGTTACGGGAAAAAGATTCAAATGAGAATTTAAACTGTTCCTTTGACACGGAAACTACTACAGAAAATTTAACGACCACAACAAATGATGTGAATACTGAcgataatacaattataaatactGCGTTGAATCGTAGATTAAGTGATCCTCGTAGTTCTCCTtctttgaatataaattcaCATAGGATGGATAGCACAGATTCAGAGCCAGTAAATGTACGAATGAGAGAAAGGAAAACATTTAGATCTGTAAAGGTATGGTAATTATTAATAGCAGTAAATTTTGTTTCCTCCGTGCCCTTGGGATTTGTTGTTAATGTTTATAAGAACATTAGTAtctttgtcaaatttacatgtGATTTTAAGAAACTTGAAAAAAGCTGACCGGATGCATGTTTTTATGGAACAGTCTGCATTATATTACTGAATTTATGCatacatttgaagaaaaaaacatcctTGAATGTTGATAAACTTTGTAACTTTTATGACTTTAggcagagctccagataagctgcgtatttgcgtgatcacgcaattcaaataatagaaaacccaATGCAATTGCCCATTGCAGGGTTCAATAACCCAATTAATTCAAAGGAAAACCAATTATATACCAAAACCATGAGTTCTCAACCCTTTTGTTGGCTACCGTTTGCgttatttacccttatctgTTTTCACTTGTTGCGTaatctatttttattatatttataattggaaatgtcctttcgttctaaaaatagattccTGCATATCAAGTAGCTGAAATGGGTCCCTGTTGGCATTTTCCCTTGCTCAAAAGGTACACATGGTTTTGAAATCATTTCGATCTTCTCGGCGTTTATCCGATTAGCGTGCGTcatattgtcatattttttttcgaattgctcgagatttatcaaaacatacattgaattaaaacgaaagtgaatgtacgataaaaatattcaatagaaGCATGTTTTCAACTTCTTTTGCATAGCTGAGGGAAAGATATGATGATAACAACACTCAGCCAGTGTTTTTAGGAAGCGTCCGTCGAACGCATGGGCGTGTTTGCGTACCTCAACGAGAACATAATTTGCTAATAAACACGGGACTTCGTCAAAAACTGAATCAGTTGCCGTTTAAAAATGTGAAAGGCCAAATCAATTATGAAATGATATGTAATTGGAAACCAAAAGTTCTAATAAGGGATGAATTAAcccagatttatgtaaattgaataaaacaaaaacattcaagtatAAGAGTTTATATACTAATTTTTGTTTCGTTTTCACGGTTAATGAGTGAATACACACACAGGTACTCCTCtcagaatttttaaataaaggtatataagagaaaaaaagatttgagaCGAGTGCTTGGGAATGCACATATCCGTTATATACAGTTTACATTATAAGTTGTGAGAAATTACAAAACTGGCAGAAGGTTAAAAACGGGACACAAATGAAACCTACAATTGCTCGTCAGTGacttaagaaaataaaacagctaTAGCACATATTAttcaaagaaagaaacatacttAAGATGGAAAAACATCCGGGGTTGATATTGCCTAAATATTCAATAGTGTGTTGATGAAAAAACCCAATACACTAAGGAGCTTGGTGGTGaaaaacccaatttgatatttacttgaggggtgaattggaattgataatgcaattGAAAATCTTTATCACCcaattacataagaaaatggtgggtaaaaaccccaatttgtgaattcttatctggagTTCTGCTTTAGGGAAGACTTTTTGTTTAACATTACTGATTGTAGTATagtgtatatattttgtagaCTTTAAGCATTTGTTGATACAAGTTTTATTAAGGTGAAAATTGTCATTATACAGAATAGAAGCATTAGGAACGGGAAcagtatatatttgaataaaaaatttgaaagctTCCATTTCCTAAAACAAAGTAAATGTTATTGACACCAATCAGTTCAGTCATATGTCAAATTAGATCACATGTGTGCAacttatatcaaatgattttaatttcagCATTCTGAAGACTCGTGGTCTGAAGAAGAAGGGGAAGTAAGTGAGGATGACCATCATAGGAACAGACAGTCTTATTGTTCAACATTGAGTTCGGAAGGTATTCTATCAGAGGAGGAAAATACAAGTGAACATTCGGAACAATTAACTCCAGATGGATTACTATCTACGAATAGTtcagaaaatttacatttagaATTAGCAAATTGTGCTGTGATTCATGTGTCAGATGGACTTTCTGATAGAGAATATACTGTACGAAAAATGAGGGATCAAGTTTCTGTATCTCCGGAACATTTGTATGaggtaaattaatcaaaatgctttctttaaaaataaattcttatttCAGTAGAAAATGAAATTACCAAAAGTTGAAAGTTTAGAATACTGTTAactcagaaattattgcgatgttttttttattaatgtgaaaAAAGGGGATACAGAATTATAATCGCAATAGCTTAAACTtgcatttggattttttttatgtgaattaaacaggatttttctcaatatcacaaatattaaaatcgcattttagtttaaaatgacaaaatcgcaataaaaaatgcatgcaataatttctgaatttacagttatagaattgttaaaaataaaagtaaaagaaaattgtgataggtacatgtataaaatttcaaagataagGAGATCTGGTATGATAACCttttgagacaactatccaccaaagttcaaatgacgTTGATTAATTCAGTTTTAAGTCACCATACAGTTCCAACTTTGAGAATAACATATACCTTGAGCTAATCTATAGTCAGAGGCTGAAACAATGAAAACAGTTCAAtcagaaaacaagaaaaaaaactgcCTAATTTATGacaattcattttataaaaaaaatattaaccgATGACTACTACTGAATAACAGTCTCCTCATGTAtgagaaatgaataaaaagtgAAGATTCctttttgttaacaaaattatCATGATAATCTTTAACTTAAACTTTTCTTTTACAGAATTCTGACTTGACCTCAGATTCAGATGAGTGTTCCGACATTACAGTCTCAACCACGGTCCATCGGCCAGCCAGACGAATGGAAGCTGAAGGATGGTGATGTTACCATGGTTACAGCTGTTAATGTTATTGTAACTGTTTTATAGAAgtgctataaatacatttttgtagttaTTTATGGGCTTTAGAGGTCAAATTAAGGTCAAGTTATGAAATGTGAGAGAAGGATgaaatttgttgttgttttggaCAGTTTATTATGTCTTCCTTACACTCACagcaaaataatttgaaaattacattCAAGGAATGTCAGAATGTTATGCTGAaaatttaggatttttttttgttgaaaattttgaagTTAAGGTTGTAAAATTGTCTCATCATTCTGATTTTAGCTGAGAACTGCTTGAaactatataaatgtatttgtgttttatttgatcattgtttaagaaatttaaagaTTTGACAAGGTTGATATTGATAGAAATTTTTATTAAGAGAGATTATTTATTTTGGCTAAATTGAATTCGAAATATTGTTAATGGTAACATTGAAAAGtaattttgttcaaacattttttttcttttcataagcAGAAATTAAAATAGCTGATTCTAATgacaaaaccaaaataaaaatgaaaattgcaaacatgtgaaaatataatttcaagTACTTAAATTTTAGAGGCATGTctacaaattttcaataaaatataattgaaacaGTCTGCTAATTATATATCATCAATAAGGCTTCAGTGTTACTGTAAAACAATATATCGCAGTTGGGAAAATTACAGGGAgaactttattttgaaattttattgaaGAGTTCAAGTAGGGTAGATAACTATTGTGCAATTCCATGTTTGAATGAATGCTCAAGTATATGTACAGGTTCATATTATTTCTTAATATGAGAAGAATTTATTccatttttgaaaaatgcatttctatttatatgtatattttacattgtattggaCCAAATATTGTTACAGATAGTTAAAAAATACCATCAAAGCttgtttttaattatcaattatacATTCCTACAGGTTTTTACACTTTAAAACATTCAATTAAgaatatgaaattttcaagttttttccTTGCAAAAGCtatttaagaaaatttcatCCAtccaaatgaaaattttctgtAATGGTTACCTGaattttaaaccaaataaaaatcTGATTAAACATGGATCAGAATGTCTCTAATATAAAATTCTAAAGAAATTTG is part of the Mytilus trossulus isolate FHL-02 chromosome 13, PNRI_Mtr1.1.1.hap1, whole genome shotgun sequence genome and encodes:
- the LOC134693947 gene encoding mitogen-activated protein kinase kinase kinase 13-like isoform X2, which translates into the protein MVRMLYLEHDIDQLSLTEKSSDSSPSPTVPHSAPASTTTHQDEVTYRDGVTERGFFEGLLGCLRPVWTIIGKAAVNELKNEDDWEIPFENITDLQWLGSGAQGAVFLGKLNGEEVAVKKVRDVHETDIKNLRKLNHPNIISFRGVCTQAPCYCIIMEYCPYGQLYEILKDGKEIPPALILDWSKQIASGMNYLHSHKIIHRDLKSPNVLVAKNDIVKISDFGTSRTWNEKSTKMSFAGTVAWMAPEVIRNEPCSEKVDIWSFGVVLWELLSGEIPYKDVDSSAIIWGVGSNSLHLPVPSSCPEGFKLLMRQCWSPKARNRPSFRQILMHLEIASPELLNFKHQDFIEAQIIWKEEIKEQLQLIRCEGTHMPHLEEELVKRRREELRHAQDVRDHYERKLERANNLYMELTACMLQLEKRERELIKREQQLAMYAKKRKSIVRPVIRAQERLERLSKKRSYKSGSEPTSPENINMDSSLTTSSELVLPSPTKLRMRKSRHRRGSKGSLSSIFSSPAKSPTKDALHEELHAKQMQLQRDPRTVAPGVFKYLGPGTAVREYHSMDQHVFCHEGHDFGCLDDDYQNCDEDLKDKNLNDVCFGCEGVCSDNTCSSKRSSRISVDDSPTADTAASSSPSPVVESKSLIGIENQNIENVNESKPSLREKDSNENLNCSFDTETTTENLTTTTNDVNTDDNTIINTALNRRLSDPRSSPSLNINSHRMDSTDSEPVNVRMRERKTFRSVKHSEDSWSEEEGEVSEDDHHRNRQSYCSTLSSEGILSEEENTSEHSEQLTPDGLLSTNSSENLHLELANCAVIHVSDGLSDREYTVRKMRDQVSVSPEHLYENSDLTSDSDECSDITVSTTVHRPARRMEAEGW
- the LOC134693947 gene encoding mitogen-activated protein kinase kinase kinase 13-like isoform X3, producing MGRIKLWKQICCYLCGDVLRDDWEIPFENITDLQWLGSGAQGAVFLGKLNGEEVAVKKVRDVHETDIKNLRKLNHPNIISFRGVCTQAPCYCIIMEYCPYGQLYEILKDGKEIPPALILDWSKQIASGMNYLHSHKIIHRDLKSPNVLVAKNDIVKISDFGTSRTWNEKSTKMSFAGTVAWMAPEVIRNEPCSEKVDIWSFGVVLWELLSGEIPYKDVDSSAIIWGVGSNSLHLPVPSSCPEGFKLLMRQCWSPKARNRPSFRQILMHLEIASPELLNFKHQDFIEAQIIWKEEIKEQLQLIRCEGTHMPHLEEELVKRRREELRHAQDVRDHYERKLERANNLYMELTACMLQLEKRERELIKREQQLAMYAKKRKSIVRPVIRAQERLERLSKKRSYKSGSEPTSPENINMDSSLTTSSELVLPSPTKLRMRKSRHRRGSKGSLSSIFSSPAKSPTKDALHEELHAKQMQLQRDPRTVAPGVFKYLGPGTAVREYHSMDQHVFCHEGHDFGCLDDDYQNCDEDLKDKNLNDVCFGCEGVCSDNTCSSKRSSRISVDDSPTADTAASSSPSPVVESKSLIGIENQNIENVNESKPSLREKDSNENLNCSFDTETTTENLTTTTNDVNTDDNTIINTALNRRLSDPRSSPSLNINSHRMDSTDSEPVNVRMRERKTFRSVKHSEDSWSEEEGEVSEDDHHRNRQSYCSTLSSEGILSEEENTSEHSEQLTPDGLLSTNSSENLHLELANCAVIHVSDGLSDREYTVRKMRDQVSVSPEHLYENSDLTSDSDECSDITVSTTVHRPARRMEAEGW